One genomic window of Opitutia bacterium includes the following:
- a CDS encoding SRPBCC domain-containing protein: protein MSSTPAPLPADPASELFTSRTLPFPRDEVFRAWTDARLLCQWWGPTGFTCTFHEFEPRAGGHWRHVMHGPDGRNYDNASVFRTVSPERIEMAHVSEPRFDLIATFEAREDGTFVTFLQRFVAPAVRDAVAPICIPANEQNLDRLTRVLRGEPADARL, encoded by the coding sequence ATGTCCTCCACGCCTGCTCCTCTTCCGGCCGATCCGGCCAGCGAACTCTTCACCAGCCGCACGCTGCCGTTCCCGCGCGATGAGGTTTTTCGCGCGTGGACCGATGCCCGGCTCCTTTGCCAATGGTGGGGACCGACCGGCTTCACTTGCACGTTCCACGAGTTCGAGCCGCGCGCCGGCGGCCACTGGCGCCATGTGATGCACGGCCCCGACGGCCGGAACTACGACAACGCGTCCGTGTTTCGCACGGTGTCGCCCGAGCGCATCGAGATGGCGCACGTGAGCGAGCCGCGCTTCGACCTGATCGCGACCTTCGAGGCGCGCGAAGACGGCACCTTCGTCACGTTTCTTCAGCGCTTCGTCGCACCGGCCGTGCGCGACGCGGTGGCGCCGATTTGCATCCCCGCCAACGAGCAGAATCTCGACCGCCTCACGCGCGTGTTGCGCGGCGAGCCGGCGGATGCGCGCCTG